Sequence from the Dehalococcoidia bacterium genome:
AGGGTGATTTCCGGGTACCAGAACGTCGCGGTGTCCGCCGCGACGCGGAAGTCACAGGCCAGCGCGAGGTGCAGGCCGCCGCCCACCGCGAAGCCGTTGATGGCCGCGATGGTGACCTGCTCCATTCTGTCCACCATCTCAAGCGCGCGTTGAAGGTACACACGCCGTTTGCCGCGCGCCAGGTCAAACTGCTTGAGGCGCTCCTCTTCCGTCGGCGCGCCTTTCAGCCGCGTGATGTCCGCGCCGGAGCAAAAGGCCGGGCCGCTGCCCGTGATGACAATGATGCGGTTCTCGGGGTCATCGCGGAGCTTGGTGAGGATATCCAGGAATTCCTGGAGCATCTCCTCGTTCACGGGGTTTCGCTTCTCCGGGCGGTTCAGAGTCACCGTCGCCAGCGCACCCTTTTGGTCCAGTAAGAAGTTCTTGTACACGCGTCTCCTCCTATTCCACATTTGCTCGCGAGTCGCCAGCGTGCGAGTGTCGTTCCAGAGGACGGAAGCGCGCCCGCCACGGTGCGGGGCGTGTCGCCGGCAAGAGAATACAGAGCGTGGGCATTCTAGGAGCATATGGAGAGAGTGTCAAGGAGACGATGTGCCTCTGTGTCGTTCAGTGACATAACGCAAGAAGGAGCAGCAGCGGGCCGCTACGCCGTGACCTCGATGGCGGCGTAGCCCACCACGCTGGAGGCGTCGCCGGAGGTGTCGGCGGACGTGCCATAGGCCAACAGCCGCGCCTGCGTCGCGCCGAGTCGCGTCGCGGCGGAGAGCATCGCCACAATAGGGCCGGGGCCGCAACAGGTGACGCCCTGCGTCCGGACAGCCTGCACGAAGCCCGCCGCGTCCAGGCCCAGAATGGGGGCGATGGCCAGGCGGTCCCTTTCGGTGGCGACTGCGGCAGGCTCGTAGTGGGTGAAATCGCAACTGGCGATGATGACGGCCTGCCGCCCTTCGAGCGCCCGCGCGAGCGCGTCACCCAGGCGCTGGCAGGTGCGGGCGTCCTGGCGTGTAACGAGGATGGGTAGAAAGGGCACGGCGTCCCCGTAAATGGCCTGCAGGAAGGGGACGT
This genomic interval carries:
- a CDS encoding enoyl-CoA hydratase/isomerase family protein, coding for MYKNFLLDQKGALATVTLNRPEKRNPVNEEMLQEFLDILTKLRDDPENRIIVITGSGPAFCSGADITRLKGAPTEEERLKQFDLARGKRRVYLQRALEMVDRMEQVTIAAINGFAVGGGLHLALACDFRVAADTATFWYPEITL